A section of the Sphingomonas ginsenosidivorax genome encodes:
- a CDS encoding SURF1 family cytochrome oxidase biogenesis protein, which yields MRRLPVVPTILVALAVAAMIALGVWQLVDRLPKKEAFLAQLATNPARPPIAFPRFPDDTLLFRRASGFCLQPTSIALAGAGASGYRAIARCRTGAEGPGMIVQLGTTRDPNAKVAWAGGEVRGFISHAPDSRSLIGSLFDRRAQDMMLVAATPPAGLAPNGRPDIASVPNNHLAYGVQWFLFAGIASVIYVLAVVRRAPRG from the coding sequence GTGAGGCGCCTGCCCGTCGTCCCGACGATCCTCGTCGCGCTCGCGGTGGCGGCGATGATCGCGCTGGGGGTGTGGCAGCTGGTCGACCGGTTGCCCAAGAAGGAGGCGTTCCTAGCGCAGCTTGCCACCAATCCGGCGCGCCCTCCGATCGCGTTCCCGCGCTTTCCCGACGACACGCTGCTGTTCCGCCGGGCGAGCGGCTTCTGCCTGCAGCCGACCAGCATCGCGCTCGCCGGTGCGGGTGCATCGGGCTACCGTGCGATCGCCCGCTGCCGCACCGGCGCGGAGGGGCCCGGGATGATCGTCCAGCTCGGCACCACGCGCGATCCCAACGCCAAGGTCGCCTGGGCCGGCGGCGAGGTCCGCGGCTTCATCAGCCACGCGCCCGACAGCCGGTCGCTGATCGGGTCGCTGTTCGACCGCCGTGCGCAGGACATGATGCTGGTCGCGGCGACGCCGCCGGCGGGGCTCGCCCCGAACGGCCGGCCCGACATCGCCTCGGTTCCCAACAACCACCTCGCCTATGGCGTGCAGTGGTTCCTGTTCGCGGGGATCGCGAGCGTGATCTACGTCCTCGCGGTTGTGCGGCGCGCGCCCCGCGGCTAA
- the thrC gene encoding threonine synthase, with protein MRYVSTRGDAPVLGFEAVTLAGLASDGGLYLPDAWPTMTRDEIAELAGLSYVDTAVAVMMPFVGDAMTREELKALCEQAYGRFAHAAVTPLVQLDHDQWLLELFHGPTLAFKDVALQLLGLLFERFLTGSTKHVTIVGATSGDTGSAAIDALAGRAGIDVFMLHPSGRISEVQRRQMTTVLSPNIHNIAIDGSFDQAQALVKAMFNDRAFAGRFTLSAVNSINWARLMAQVVYFFYAAVRLGAPEREIAFSVPTGNFGDVFAGYVAAKMGLPVARLIVATNVNDILHRALSTGDYSQKGVTHTPTPSMDIQVSSNFERLLFDLGGRDGKAQAAQMAGFESSGAMRLSNAQSKGASALFASDRVDFDDMALAMRWAHEHAGQVIDPHTAIALAAARRAPGDVPMVTLATAHPAKFGDAVERAIGLRPPLPARLGDLFEREERLATLPATFEAVTGYIAERATATA; from the coding sequence ATGCGCTATGTCAGTACCCGCGGGGACGCGCCCGTCCTCGGTTTCGAAGCGGTAACGCTCGCCGGCCTCGCCTCGGACGGGGGCTTGTACCTGCCCGACGCGTGGCCGACCATGACCCGCGACGAGATCGCTGAGCTTGCCGGCCTCTCCTATGTCGACACGGCGGTCGCGGTGATGATGCCGTTCGTGGGCGACGCCATGACGCGCGAGGAGCTGAAGGCGCTCTGCGAGCAGGCGTACGGCCGGTTCGCGCATGCCGCGGTGACGCCGCTGGTCCAGCTCGACCATGACCAGTGGCTGCTGGAACTGTTCCACGGGCCAACGCTCGCGTTCAAGGACGTCGCGCTGCAGCTGCTCGGGCTGTTGTTCGAGCGCTTCCTGACCGGCAGCACCAAGCATGTCACGATCGTCGGCGCGACCAGCGGCGACACCGGGTCCGCGGCGATCGATGCGCTGGCGGGGCGCGCGGGCATCGACGTGTTCATGCTCCACCCGTCGGGCCGCATCTCCGAGGTGCAGCGTCGCCAGATGACGACGGTGCTGAGCCCGAACATCCACAATATCGCGATCGACGGCAGCTTCGACCAGGCACAGGCGCTGGTGAAGGCGATGTTCAACGACCGCGCCTTCGCGGGCCGGTTCACGCTGTCGGCGGTCAACTCGATCAACTGGGCGCGCCTGATGGCGCAAGTAGTGTATTTCTTCTACGCCGCCGTCCGCCTCGGCGCGCCCGAGCGCGAAATTGCCTTTTCGGTCCCGACGGGCAATTTCGGCGATGTGTTCGCCGGCTATGTCGCGGCCAAGATGGGGCTGCCGGTCGCCAGGCTGATCGTCGCGACCAACGTCAACGACATCCTCCACCGCGCGCTGTCGACCGGCGACTATTCGCAGAAGGGCGTGACGCACACGCCGACGCCGTCGATGGACATCCAGGTCAGCTCGAACTTCGAGCGGCTGCTGTTCGACCTCGGCGGTCGCGACGGCAAGGCGCAGGCAGCGCAGATGGCGGGATTCGAATCGTCGGGTGCGATGCGGCTGAGCAACGCGCAGTCGAAGGGGGCGTCTGCGCTGTTCGCGAGCGACCGGGTCGATTTCGACGACATGGCGCTGGCGATGCGCTGGGCGCACGAGCATGCCGGACAGGTCATCGATCCGCATACCGCGATCGCGCTGGCCGCCGCCCGCCGCGCGCCGGGCGACGTCCCGATGGTGACGCTGGCGACCGCGCATCCGGCCAAGTTCGGCGATGCGGTCGAACGCGCGATCGGGCTGCGGCCGCCCCTGCCCGCGCGGCTGGGCGACCTGTTCGAGCGCGAGGAGCGGCTGGCGACGCTGCCCGCGACGTTCGAGGCGGTGACCGGCTACATCGCCGAGCGCGCGACGGCCACGGCGTGA
- a CDS encoding class I SAM-dependent methyltransferase → MKLDTLIGEPWADYGLVDSGHGKKLERYGRFRFVRPEPQAMWAPKSDDWQAHGEFVPGSDEDGGGRWEFREPVPREGWPLRWNEVQFTAQTTPFRHLGFFPDMAPVWSWMRERTAGLETPNCMNLFGYTGVGTLAMAASGAKMVHVDASKKSVEAAKANARLSGMADAPVRWIVDDAAKFVAREVRRGRRYDGILLDPPKYGRGPEGEVWRLEEDLPKLIANCRQLLDAESRFLFLTVYAVRMSALAIGEMLAQLFADLPGTVEAGELGVREEARGLVLPTAIWARWSR, encoded by the coding sequence ATGAAGCTCGACACGCTGATCGGCGAACCCTGGGCGGATTACGGCCTGGTCGATTCGGGGCACGGCAAGAAGCTCGAGCGCTATGGCCGCTTCCGCTTCGTCCGGCCCGAACCGCAGGCGATGTGGGCGCCCAAGTCCGACGACTGGCAGGCGCATGGCGAGTTCGTGCCCGGGTCCGACGAGGATGGCGGCGGGCGCTGGGAGTTTCGCGAGCCCGTTCCGCGCGAAGGCTGGCCGCTGCGCTGGAACGAGGTGCAGTTCACCGCGCAGACCACGCCGTTCCGCCACCTGGGGTTCTTCCCCGACATGGCGCCGGTTTGGAGCTGGATGCGCGAGCGCACCGCGGGGCTGGAGACGCCCAACTGCATGAACCTGTTCGGCTATACCGGCGTCGGCACGCTGGCGATGGCGGCGAGCGGCGCCAAGATGGTGCATGTCGACGCCTCGAAGAAGTCGGTCGAGGCGGCGAAGGCGAACGCGAGGCTGTCGGGGATGGCGGACGCGCCGGTGCGCTGGATCGTCGACGATGCGGCGAAGTTCGTCGCGCGCGAGGTGCGGCGCGGGCGGCGCTATGACGGCATCCTGCTCGACCCGCCCAAATATGGCCGCGGGCCCGAGGGCGAGGTGTGGCGGCTGGAGGAAGACCTGCCCAAGCTGATCGCCAATTGCCGGCAGCTGCTCGACGCCGAGTCGCGGTTCCTGTTCCTGACCGTCTATGCGGTGCGGATGTCGGCGCTGGCGATCGGCGAGATGCTCGCCCAGCTGTTCGCGGACCTGCCGGGGACGGTCGAGGCGGGCGAGCTCGGGGTGCGCGAGGAAGCGCGCGGGCTGGTGCTGCCGACCGCGATCTGGGCGCGCTGGAGTCGGTGA
- a CDS encoding RelA/SpoT family protein codes for MLRQYELVDRVLDYDPDADEALLNRAYVFSMQAHGSQKRASGDPYFSHPIEVAGILTDLHLDAETIATAILHDTIEDTVATPEEITRLFGPSVARLVDGVTKLSKIEAQTENERAAENLRKFLLAMSDDIRVLLVKLADRLHNMRTLHHIAKPEKRRRIAKETMDIYAPLAERIGMYEFMREMQSLAFEQLEPEASESIGRRLEQLKSGDGDRIAKIASGLKLALSRAGVEAEISGREKHPYSIFRKMSERHISFEQLSDVMAFRAIVPTEEDCYRALGIIHRRWPMVPGRFKDYISTPKRNGYRSLHTSVIHAENMRIEIQIRTEAMHAQAEYGLAAHWAYKQQIVGSDHQVSWIRDLVEILDTAESPEELLEHTRMAMYADRIFAFTPKGELIQLPKGATPIDFAYAVHTDLGDQAVGAKINGRVVPLSTVIENGDQVQILRSKGQTPQAQWLNVATTGKALAAIRRHLRHTERVEQETLGRKLYEDIVTRLPAPIGGEAIPQALKRLKLSDESALMVAIARRTLSDGAVMEALMPGSGGADEVHALAPQSSAISIRGLTPGVAYDLATCCHPVPGDRIVGLRRPDAGIEVHAIDCSVLADLAERSENETDWVDVSWGDKTEGAVARISVMVKNEPGSLGVVSTIIGGHKANIINLRLDTRDTNFHTNEIDVEVHDVQQLMRLMAALRAADAVNMVERV; via the coding sequence GTGCTGCGCCAATATGAACTCGTAGATCGCGTCCTCGATTACGATCCCGATGCCGACGAGGCTCTGCTCAACCGCGCCTATGTCTTCTCGATGCAGGCGCATGGCAGCCAGAAGCGCGCCAGCGGCGATCCGTATTTCAGCCACCCGATCGAAGTCGCCGGGATCCTGACCGACCTCCACCTCGATGCCGAGACGATCGCCACCGCGATCCTCCACGACACGATCGAAGACACCGTCGCCACCCCGGAAGAGATCACGCGGCTGTTCGGCCCCTCGGTCGCGCGTCTCGTCGATGGCGTGACCAAGCTCAGCAAGATCGAGGCGCAGACCGAGAACGAGCGCGCCGCAGAGAATCTGCGCAAATTCCTGCTGGCGATGTCCGACGACATCCGCGTGCTGCTGGTGAAGCTCGCCGACCGGCTGCACAACATGCGTACGCTGCATCACATCGCCAAGCCCGAGAAGCGCCGTCGCATCGCCAAGGAGACGATGGACATCTACGCGCCGCTCGCCGAGCGGATCGGCATGTACGAGTTCATGCGCGAGATGCAGTCGCTCGCCTTCGAACAGCTCGAACCCGAAGCCTCCGAATCGATCGGTCGCCGGCTCGAACAGCTGAAGAGCGGCGACGGCGACCGCATCGCCAAGATCGCGTCGGGCCTCAAACTCGCGCTGTCGCGTGCCGGGGTCGAGGCGGAGATTTCGGGTCGCGAGAAGCATCCCTATTCGATCTTTCGGAAAATGTCCGAACGCCACATCAGCTTCGAGCAACTGTCCGACGTGATGGCGTTCCGCGCGATCGTCCCGACCGAGGAAGATTGCTACCGCGCCTTGGGCATCATCCACCGCCGCTGGCCGATGGTCCCCGGGCGGTTCAAGGATTACATCTCGACCCCCAAGCGCAACGGATACCGGTCGCTCCACACCAGCGTGATCCACGCCGAGAACATGCGCATCGAAATCCAGATCCGCACCGAGGCGATGCACGCGCAGGCCGAATACGGCCTCGCCGCGCACTGGGCGTACAAGCAGCAGATCGTCGGCAGCGACCACCAGGTCAGCTGGATCCGCGACCTGGTCGAGATCCTCGACACCGCGGAAAGCCCGGAAGAGCTGCTCGAGCACACCCGGATGGCGATGTACGCCGACCGCATCTTCGCCTTCACACCCAAGGGCGAACTGATCCAGCTGCCCAAGGGCGCGACGCCGATCGACTTCGCCTATGCGGTCCACACCGATCTCGGCGACCAGGCGGTGGGCGCCAAGATCAATGGCCGGGTGGTGCCGCTGTCGACGGTGATCGAGAATGGCGACCAGGTGCAGATCCTGCGCTCGAAGGGCCAGACCCCGCAGGCGCAGTGGCTCAACGTCGCGACGACGGGCAAGGCGCTCGCCGCGATCCGCCGCCATCTGCGCCATACCGAGCGCGTCGAGCAGGAGACGCTGGGCCGCAAGCTCTACGAGGACATCGTGACGCGCCTGCCCGCACCGATCGGCGGCGAGGCGATCCCGCAGGCGTTGAAGCGGCTGAAGCTGTCGGACGAATCGGCGCTGATGGTCGCGATCGCGCGGCGGACCCTGTCGGACGGTGCGGTGATGGAAGCGCTGATGCCAGGGTCGGGTGGCGCCGACGAGGTCCATGCGCTGGCGCCGCAGTCGAGCGCGATCTCGATCCGCGGGCTGACCCCGGGCGTCGCCTACGACCTCGCCACCTGTTGCCACCCGGTGCCCGGCGACCGCATCGTCGGCCTGCGCCGGCCCGATGCGGGGATCGAGGTCCACGCGATCGACTGTTCGGTGCTGGCGGACCTCGCCGAACGCTCCGAGAACGAGACCGACTGGGTCGACGTATCCTGGGGCGACAAGACCGAGGGCGCGGTCGCGCGCATCTCGGTGATGGTCAAGAACGAGCCCGGCTCGCTCGGCGTCGTCTCGACGATCATCGGCGGGCACAAGGCCAACATCATCAACCTGCGCCTCGACACGCGCGACACCAATTTCCACACCAACGAGATCGACGTCGAGGTCCACGACGTCCAGCAGCTCATGCGCCTCATGGCGGCACTGCGCGCGGCGGATGCGGTGAACATGGTCGAGCGTGTGTGA
- a CDS encoding CC_3452 family protein, with translation MTRILRGTLATFGLAFATAATAQTGYYVAVPVAQPTAPSLVTHLTTWRMSGTAYVAERSADRHQLLCRQLAGQVGPLGSFTVRGAAYDADALAQCNAHAKPESR, from the coding sequence ATGACTCGCATTCTTCGTGGGACTTTAGCGACCTTCGGCCTCGCGTTCGCGACCGCCGCCACCGCGCAGACCGGCTATTATGTCGCGGTTCCCGTCGCCCAGCCGACCGCGCCGAGCCTCGTCACGCACCTGACGACCTGGCGGATGTCGGGCACCGCCTATGTCGCCGAACGGTCTGCCGACCGGCACCAGCTGCTCTGCCGCCAGCTCGCCGGACAGGTCGGCCCGCTCGGCAGCTTTACGGTGCGCGGCGCGGCCTATGACGCGGACGCGCTGGCGCAGTGCAATGCGCACGCCAAGCCGGAGTCGCGTTGA
- a CDS encoding winged helix-turn-helix transcriptional regulator, with protein MAKMHEPLMECSLPAALEAMGERWSFLILRAAFNGLHHFEEFQSQLGIARNILANRLARLVEHGILARRPIPEDRRKIAYGLTDKGFALLPTMIALRQWGERWETCVPAFPILVDVRDRRPLLPVSVQAHDGRVLGRGDLIWALPDEVAAGPAGDLDQAAA; from the coding sequence ATGGCAAAAATGCACGAACCGTTGATGGAATGCAGCCTGCCCGCAGCATTGGAGGCGATGGGCGAACGCTGGTCGTTCCTGATCCTGCGCGCGGCGTTCAACGGGCTTCACCATTTCGAGGAGTTCCAGTCGCAGCTGGGCATCGCGCGCAACATCCTGGCCAACCGGCTGGCGCGACTGGTCGAGCACGGCATCCTGGCCCGCCGGCCGATCCCCGAGGACCGGCGCAAGATCGCTTATGGCCTGACCGACAAGGGCTTCGCGCTGCTGCCGACGATGATCGCGCTGCGCCAATGGGGCGAGCGGTGGGAGACGTGCGTGCCGGCCTTCCCGATCCTGGTCGACGTGCGCGACCGGCGGCCGCTGCTGCCCGTGTCGGTGCAGGCGCACGACGGACGCGTGCTCGGCCGGGGCGACCTGATCTGGGCGCTGCCGGACGAGGTGGCCGCCGGTCCGGCCGGCGATCTGGACCAGGCCGCGGCTTGA
- a CDS encoding DegT/DnrJ/EryC1/StrS family aminotransferase, protein MNRLPLIAPNPPRLSEHVDALRRVEASGVFSNNGPEVQRFEAEATRDLFGGHGASLAVGNATLGLMIAIRAAAGMNPKPGTLALMPAMTFAATAHAAAWAGLTPLICDIDPDDWSACAAAEERALAAHGDRIGVVVPYATFGNAIDLDRYEDYRRRFGVGVVVDAASSLGTRDAAGEGFGARAPFAIVHSMHATKTFAVAEGGLIHSGDPALIATLRVMANFGFDGSRSATLPGINAKLPEILAVMAQAKLTEIERVADHRAALEVAYRGALSALQLQRVSGTRRATQFMAVLLPAHLAHAREAIAARIEADGIATGCYFSPHLGQQPWFQATATIEPTPVADAVGARMLSLPITDAMTVDDALRVADAVQRACREADRIAAVPSAAPRIASVVVIGGGPAGTAMLTSATKRGQLPALAASGLVVVERSDAIGGGQLGRYAITSDSTAQTFLTAVRDNIHPELAQLVDHPAGRAVAAHAGALGVPLTEVGPLLRATGDRLGDIVRANGGSVLTGHEAVAARQVGALWSVTLRRLSDGHVFEQMAHNVVVATGGHQPIDRLVTQQVAGASLAALANGRLIQSDEVLTLGGFERVADILSTRRAPRIAVVGGSTSALTTIALLLKSRPALPLGAGAITLLHRRPLRPFYPSAEAALAEGFTDFGPEDICPVSGFVYRLAGFRLEARELVVRMLGIDGRTPDPRVALHRIGGDDDAAARAIIADADLVVAALGYRPRAVPILDDDGAIALAAQDGRPMVDRHCRILDSNDQPIAGLFGLGLAAGFVPWGPLGGESSFSGQANGLWLWQNDVGQMIVDQVLADEARAAA, encoded by the coding sequence ATGAACCGTCTTCCTTTGATCGCCCCCAACCCGCCGCGCCTGAGCGAGCATGTGGATGCGTTGCGCCGCGTCGAGGCGTCTGGGGTGTTCAGCAACAACGGCCCCGAAGTGCAGCGGTTCGAGGCGGAGGCGACGCGCGACCTGTTCGGCGGGCATGGCGCCAGCCTGGCGGTCGGCAACGCGACGCTGGGGCTGATGATCGCGATCCGCGCGGCGGCGGGGATGAACCCCAAGCCCGGCACGCTGGCGCTGATGCCCGCGATGACCTTTGCCGCGACCGCGCACGCCGCGGCCTGGGCCGGGCTGACGCCGCTGATCTGCGATATCGATCCCGACGACTGGAGCGCATGCGCCGCCGCCGAAGAGCGCGCGCTGGCAGCCCATGGCGACCGGATCGGGGTGGTGGTGCCCTATGCGACGTTCGGCAACGCGATCGATCTGGACCGCTACGAAGACTATCGGCGGCGCTTCGGCGTCGGCGTGGTGGTCGATGCGGCGTCGTCGCTGGGGACGCGTGACGCCGCCGGCGAAGGCTTCGGCGCGCGCGCGCCGTTCGCGATCGTCCATTCGATGCACGCGACCAAGACCTTCGCAGTGGCCGAAGGCGGGCTGATCCACAGCGGCGACCCCGCGCTGATCGCGACGCTTCGCGTCATGGCGAATTTTGGGTTCGACGGCAGCCGCAGCGCGACGCTGCCGGGGATCAACGCCAAGCTGCCCGAAATCCTGGCGGTGATGGCGCAGGCGAAGCTCACGGAGATCGAGCGGGTGGCGGATCACCGCGCGGCGCTGGAGGTCGCGTACCGGGGCGCGCTGAGCGCGTTGCAGCTGCAACGCGTGTCGGGGACACGGCGCGCGACGCAGTTCATGGCGGTGCTGCTGCCCGCGCATCTGGCGCATGCGCGCGAGGCGATCGCGGCGCGGATCGAGGCGGACGGGATCGCGACCGGTTGCTATTTCAGCCCGCATCTGGGGCAGCAGCCCTGGTTCCAGGCGACCGCGACGATCGAGCCGACGCCGGTGGCGGACGCGGTCGGCGCGCGGATGCTGTCGCTGCCGATCACCGATGCGATGACCGTCGACGACGCGCTCCGGGTGGCGGACGCGGTGCAGCGCGCGTGTCGCGAGGCCGACCGGATCGCCGCGGTCCCCAGTGCCGCGCCGCGGATCGCCTCGGTCGTCGTCATCGGCGGGGGGCCGGCGGGGACCGCGATGCTGACGTCGGCGACCAAGCGGGGGCAGTTGCCCGCGCTCGCTGCGTCGGGGCTGGTGGTGGTCGAACGCAGCGATGCGATCGGCGGCGGGCAGCTCGGCCGCTATGCGATCACGTCCGATTCGACCGCGCAGACCTTCCTGACCGCGGTGCGCGACAATATCCATCCCGAGCTGGCGCAGCTGGTCGATCACCCCGCGGGGCGCGCGGTGGCGGCGCATGCGGGCGCACTGGGCGTGCCGCTGACCGAGGTCGGGCCGTTGCTGCGCGCGACCGGCGATCGGCTGGGCGACATCGTCCGCGCGAACGGCGGCAGCGTGCTGACGGGGCACGAGGCGGTCGCCGCGCGGCAGGTGGGCGCACTGTGGAGCGTCACGCTCCGCCGCCTGTCCGACGGGCACGTGTTCGAGCAGATGGCGCACAATGTCGTGGTCGCGACCGGCGGGCACCAGCCGATCGACCGGCTCGTGACGCAGCAGGTCGCGGGGGCGTCGCTGGCAGCGTTGGCGAACGGGCGGCTGATCCAGTCGGACGAGGTGCTGACGCTCGGCGGGTTCGAGCGCGTCGCCGATATCCTGTCGACCCGGCGCGCGCCGCGGATCGCGGTGGTGGGCGGGTCGACCAGCGCGCTGACGACGATCGCGCTGCTGCTGAAAAGCCGCCCTGCCCTGCCGCTGGGCGCCGGCGCGATCACCTTGCTCCACCGGCGTCCCCTGCGGCCCTTCTACCCGTCGGCGGAGGCTGCGCTGGCCGAGGGCTTCACCGATTTCGGACCCGAGGATATTTGCCCGGTGTCGGGCTTCGTGTACCGGCTGGCGGGGTTCCGGCTGGAAGCGCGCGAGCTGGTCGTGCGGATGCTGGGGATCGACGGACGCACGCCCGATCCGCGCGTCGCGCTGCACCGGATCGGGGGCGACGACGACGCAGCGGCGCGCGCGATCATCGCCGACGCGGACCTGGTGGTGGCCGCGCTCGGCTATCGGCCGCGCGCCGTGCCCATCCTCGACGATGACGGCGCGATCGCGCTGGCTGCGCAGGACGGCCGGCCGATGGTCGACCGGCATTGCCGCATCCTCGATTCGAACGACCAACCGATCGCCGGCCTGTTCGGGCTGGGGCTGGCGGCGGGGTTCGTGCCCTGGGGACCACTCGGGGGCGAATCGAGTTTCTCGGGGCAGGCCAACGGCTTGTGGCTGTGGCAGAACGATGTCGGGCAGATGATCGTTGACCAGGTGCTGGCGGACGAGGCACGAGCGGCGGCGTGA
- a CDS encoding glycosyltransferase family 2 protein — MSAETAPTISVIMAAYNGAALIEETLATLTAQSFGDFEVIVVDDRSTDTTRDVVAAWADPRVRLVALEQNGGPVRARNRAFAEARGRYIAALDHDDLCRPERFAQQVAYLDANPEVVLLGTAAEILENGVVTPSGYAPVTTPHLVGWLSLIENPLVWSSVMIRADAARRLEPFTRPEILYAEDFDLYHRIQPLGRIARLDTPLLVYRSHPGGISKRFVDTMEANTLRVLAGAYAPLFGETAHETAALVATHLMAKRPVPDRAALAALGQALSALQVWYLAAHDCDAQDVRLIKWETARRWAQVGRTGLRSGTIRVADVIAVRPEHLGLGYAGVEALMWSGLVGGARRLGVSREGAQTLAAKIIRPGPSRAKT, encoded by the coding sequence GTGAGCGCCGAGACAGCCCCGACCATCAGTGTGATCATGGCGGCCTATAACGGCGCCGCGTTGATCGAAGAGACGCTGGCGACGCTGACCGCGCAGAGCTTCGGCGATTTCGAAGTGATCGTGGTCGACGACCGGTCGACCGATACGACGCGTGACGTCGTCGCGGCCTGGGCCGACCCGCGCGTCCGGCTGGTTGCGCTCGAGCAGAATGGCGGACCGGTGCGCGCGCGCAACCGCGCGTTCGCGGAGGCGCGCGGGCGCTATATCGCCGCGCTCGACCATGACGACCTGTGCCGCCCGGAGCGGTTCGCGCAGCAGGTCGCGTATCTGGATGCGAACCCGGAGGTCGTGCTGCTCGGCACTGCGGCGGAGATCCTGGAGAACGGGGTGGTCACGCCGTCGGGCTATGCGCCGGTGACCACGCCGCACCTGGTCGGCTGGCTGAGCCTGATCGAGAACCCGCTGGTCTGGTCGTCGGTGATGATCCGCGCGGACGCAGCGCGACGGCTGGAGCCGTTCACGCGGCCCGAGATCCTCTATGCCGAGGATTTCGACCTGTATCACCGCATCCAGCCGCTGGGGCGGATCGCGCGGCTCGACACGCCGCTGCTGGTGTATCGCAGCCATCCCGGCGGCATCTCCAAGCGGTTCGTCGACACGATGGAGGCGAACACGCTGCGCGTGCTGGCGGGGGCCTATGCGCCGCTGTTCGGCGAGACCGCGCACGAGACCGCGGCGCTGGTCGCGACGCACCTGATGGCGAAGCGGCCGGTCCCGGACCGTGCTGCGCTGGCGGCACTGGGACAGGCGCTGTCCGCGCTGCAGGTCTGGTATCTCGCGGCGCACGACTGTGACGCGCAGGACGTGCGACTGATCAAGTGGGAGACCGCGCGGCGCTGGGCGCAGGTGGGGCGTACCGGGCTGCGTTCGGGCACGATTCGCGTGGCCGACGTCATCGCGGTGCGGCCCGAGCATCTCGGCCTCGGCTATGCCGGGGTCGAGGCGCTGATGTGGTCGGGACTCGTCGGCGGCGCGCGCCGGCTGGGGGTGAGCCGCGAGGGCGCTCAGACCTTGGCGGCGAAGATCATCCGGCCCGGTCCCAGTCGCGCGAAGACCTGA
- a CDS encoding murein L,D-transpeptidase catalytic domain family protein, producing MHDEHDSVRDRRALLKNGLVLAGAFALPGAVSATPRLTPLLKASDLRPMTQPPLPSVPAAPVTSSRVVRPELLRQALAALSRHGNRVDRHDRIAIADFAAPSSQPRFHFIDLASGRSTSLLVSHGSGSDPDHSGFLRRFSNDFGSNASSQGAFVTDDYYVGKHGRSQRLIGLDPTNDNALGRAIVVHSAWYANKDMIASHGMLGRSQGCFAVGERDLDQVFARLGPGRMIFAAKV from the coding sequence ATGCACGACGAGCATGACTCGGTGCGCGACCGACGCGCACTTCTGAAGAATGGACTGGTCCTCGCAGGCGCGTTCGCCCTGCCGGGTGCCGTTTCGGCCACGCCGCGCCTGACCCCGCTGTTGAAGGCGAGCGATCTTCGCCCGATGACCCAGCCGCCGCTGCCGAGCGTTCCCGCCGCACCGGTCACGTCTTCGCGGGTCGTCCGTCCCGAACTGCTGCGCCAGGCGCTCGCCGCGCTCAGCCGCCACGGCAACCGCGTCGACCGGCACGACCGCATCGCGATCGCCGATTTCGCCGCGCCGTCGTCGCAGCCGCGCTTCCACTTCATCGATCTCGCCAGCGGCCGCAGCACCTCGCTGCTGGTCTCGCACGGCAGCGGGTCGGATCCCGATCACAGCGGCTTCCTGCGCCGCTTCTCGAACGATTTCGGCTCGAACGCCTCGTCGCAGGGCGCGTTCGTCACCGACGATTATTATGTCGGCAAGCATGGCCGGTCGCAGCGGCTGATCGGGCTCGACCCGACCAACGACAACGCGCTGGGTCGCGCGATCGTGGTGCACTCGGCCTGGTATGCGAACAAGGACATGATCGCGTCGCACGGCATGCTCGGCCGCAGCCAGGGCTGTTTCGCGGTCGGCGAGCGCGACCTCGATCAGGTCTTCGCGCGACTGGGACCGGGCCGGATGATCTTCGCCGCCAAGGTCTGA
- a CDS encoding L,D-transpeptidase family protein, which produces MARVSGLAIAVMLAFIATPALAMDDIALPIEEAATELSPNQFVWNDTNTGEALSIVISLSTQRAYVYRGAQMVAATTISSGRDGKDTPLGTYPILQKNAVHRSNLYNDASMPFMQRLTWDGIAIHAGNNPGFPDSHGCIRVPTGFAKKLFGVTSIGTTVTVTDDFESGDAPVEPLVDAETASANGKQLASLGK; this is translated from the coding sequence ATGGCACGCGTATCGGGACTCGCCATCGCTGTGATGCTGGCTTTCATCGCGACGCCCGCGCTCGCGATGGACGACATCGCGCTGCCGATCGAGGAAGCCGCGACCGAACTGTCGCCCAACCAGTTCGTGTGGAACGACACCAATACCGGTGAGGCCCTGAGCATCGTGATCAGCCTGTCGACGCAGCGGGCGTACGTGTATCGCGGCGCACAGATGGTCGCGGCGACGACAATCTCGAGCGGCCGCGACGGCAAGGACACCCCGCTCGGCACCTATCCGATCCTGCAGAAGAATGCCGTGCATCGGTCGAACCTGTACAACGACGCGTCGATGCCGTTCATGCAGCGACTGACCTGGGACGGGATCGCGATCCATGCGGGCAACAACCCGGGCTTCCCCGATTCGCACGGCTGCATCCGCGTGCCGACCGGGTTTGCGAAGAAGCTGTTCGGCGTGACGTCGATCGGGACGACGGTGACGGTGACGGACGATTTCGAGAGCGGCGATGCGCCGGTCGAGCCGCTGGTCGACGCCGAGACGGCGAGCGCGAACGGGAAGCAGTTGGCGAGCCTGGGGAAGTAA